The Sebaldella sp. S0638 genome has a window encoding:
- a CDS encoding phosphoribosyltransferase domain-containing protein: MTGTVMKNYYNILDKLKIDLTIKENPYSVNPDSLFRVGARINPKRSFLFISKIIGKHLRINPDTMLAAGKLLGLIYLKEICRKEEYNDILHDYVTYLNNSGTYKHVANINLEKKTLFIGFAETATGIANSVFSLFGENAFFICTTRQYLDNCDNRIEFLEEHSHAADQICHLSKEELDVFDNIVLIDDELTTGNTNLNIISRLNEISPGKTYTLISILDWRNEENLKKYKVFSEDNSLEIDSVSLIKGAIDIKKDFVFSEDEIVNIPASEEEKTIYTEIIEAKINSEILNPRRIVGHSYISKADKEAESAAKIIKGSFNTNNSVVIGSGEFIYFPALICKYLSKSSDTGIKYQSFSRSPVLRASNENYPVNFKISFIINSIVYYLYNIDDSIKNALIIFEGKISKTDIESIKKAFSKTKTEKLTLLFLLS; the protein is encoded by the coding sequence ATGACAGGAACAGTTATGAAAAATTATTATAATATACTTGATAAACTAAAAATAGATCTGACTATAAAAGAAAACCCCTACTCTGTTAATCCTGACAGTCTTTTCAGAGTCGGAGCAAGGATAAATCCTAAAAGAAGTTTTCTTTTTATCAGTAAAATCATTGGAAAGCATCTGAGAATAAATCCCGATACTATGCTTGCAGCCGGGAAACTGCTGGGACTTATCTATCTCAAGGAAATATGCCGAAAAGAAGAATACAATGATATTTTACATGATTATGTGACATATCTGAATAATTCCGGTACTTATAAACATGTTGCGAACATTAATCTGGAAAAGAAAACTCTCTTTATAGGATTCGCAGAGACTGCTACAGGCATTGCCAATTCTGTTTTTTCATTATTTGGAGAAAATGCTTTTTTTATCTGTACCACAAGGCAATACTTGGATAATTGTGATAACAGAATAGAATTCCTTGAAGAACATTCTCATGCTGCTGATCAAATATGCCATCTTTCCAAAGAGGAACTGGATGTGTTTGATAACATTGTACTCATTGATGACGAATTGACTACAGGAAATACTAATTTAAATATAATTTCCAGACTAAATGAAATATCCCCCGGAAAAACATATACGCTTATTTCCATTTTAGACTGGAGAAACGAAGAAAATCTAAAAAAATACAAAGTTTTTTCTGAGGATAACTCTCTGGAAATAGACTCTGTTTCCCTTATAAAAGGTGCTATTGACATCAAAAAAGATTTTGTATTTTCAGAAGATGAAATAGTTAATATTCCTGCATCTGAAGAGGAAAAAACTATTTATACAGAAATTATAGAAGCAAAAATTAACAGCGAAATTTTGAATCCCAGAAGAATTGTTGGTCACAGTTATATTTCAAAAGCTGATAAAGAAGCGGAATCTGCTGCCAAAATCATAAAAGGCTCTTTTAACACTAATAATTCTGTAGTTATAGGTTCAGGAGAATTCATATATTTTCCTGCACTTATATGCAAATATCTTTCCAAATCATCTGATACCGGAATCAAATACCAGTCTTTTTCAAGAAGTCCGGTATTAAGGGCTTCAAATGAAAATTATCCTGTTAATTTTAAAATTTCCTTCATTATAAATAGCATTGTCTACTATCTTTATAATATTGATGATTCAATAAAAAATGCCCTTATTATATTTGAAGGAAAAATATCAAAAACAGATATTGAAAGTATAAAGAAAGCTTTTTCAAAAACAAAAACAGAAAAACTTACACTTTTATTTCTGTTATCTTAG
- a CDS encoding cysteine protease StiP domain-containing protein has protein sequence MVIIENDIFNNIKTAAENINISEISGSYDISDCTFLLKDLSEKIKVISIDEKEKIINSGINYSEVLSKEEIPDDEYIRLFMDSTEESKYEIAAYTALLAKKIISHRGKNIILVSLARAGSPIGALLKRYFKEEYNLDIPHYSISIIRGKGIDENALLHIINKHNNENLQFIDGWIGKGAIFKELKEAVEIFNQKYNTELNSELAVIADPTGLTSLSATQEDIFIPSSCLNSTVSGLISRTLHNQSFIAPGDFHGVKIYNEFSEYDLSNFFINKISNCFKKINSLKLSLKSDIIKKENINEQILKIQKEFSIKEWNKIKPGIGETTRVLLRRNALLVLVKNFDNKNIRHILYLAEKKNIKIVEYKDMNYECAGIIT, from the coding sequence GTGGTAATTATAGAAAATGATATATTTAATAATATAAAAACAGCAGCAGAAAATATAAATATAAGCGAAATTTCAGGAAGTTACGATATAAGCGACTGTACTTTTTTGTTAAAAGATCTTAGCGAAAAAATAAAAGTTATTTCTATTGATGAAAAAGAAAAAATCATAAACAGCGGAATAAACTACTCTGAAGTTCTCTCAAAGGAAGAAATTCCCGATGATGAATATATCCGGCTCTTTATGGACAGTACAGAGGAATCTAAATACGAAATTGCCGCTTATACTGCTCTTTTAGCTAAAAAAATTATTTCACACAGAGGGAAAAATATTATTCTGGTTTCCCTTGCAAGAGCGGGTTCTCCCATAGGGGCTTTATTAAAAAGATATTTTAAGGAAGAATATAATCTTGATATTCCCCACTACAGTATTTCTATTATAAGAGGCAAAGGGATAGATGAAAATGCCCTTCTCCATATTATTAACAAACATAATAATGAAAACCTCCAGTTTATAGACGGCTGGATTGGAAAAGGGGCAATTTTTAAAGAATTGAAAGAAGCTGTGGAAATTTTTAATCAAAAATATAATACTGAATTAAATTCTGAACTTGCTGTTATTGCAGACCCCACAGGATTAACGTCTCTTTCTGCTACTCAGGAAGATATCTTTATTCCCAGCAGCTGCCTTAACTCCACTGTAAGCGGTCTTATCAGCAGAACTCTACATAATCAAAGTTTTATTGCACCTGGTGACTTTCACGGAGTCAAGATTTATAACGAATTTTCCGAGTATGATTTATCAAATTTCTTTATAAATAAAATTAGTAATTGCTTTAAAAAGATAAATTCATTAAAATTATCTCTAAAATCTGATATAATAAAAAAAGAAAACATTAATGAACAGATTTTGAAAATACAAAAAGAATTCAGCATAAAAGAATGGAACAAAATAAAGCCGGGAATAGGCGAAACTACGAGAGTGCTTCTCCGCAGAAATGCCCTTCTGGTACTTGTCAAAAATTTTGACAACAAAAATATACGTCATATTTTATATCTCGCAGAGAAAAAAAACATAAAAATAGTTGAGTATAAAGATATGAATTATGAATGTGCAGGTATTATAACCTGA
- a CDS encoding TerD family protein, which produces MAINLQKGQKVDLTKGNEGLTDLLVGLGWDAAKPSGGGLFSAFKSAPSIDCDASVLMLEAGDKLVTEKDVVYFGNLAHKSGSIKHMGDNLTGDGDGDDEQIFIDLSKVPANIEKIVFVVNIYKASDRKQHFGMIKNAFIRILDNKKKTELLRFNLSDNYTDKTALFTGEVYRYNGEWKFTAVGEGTADKGLKEIIQRYL; this is translated from the coding sequence ATGGCAATAAATTTGCAAAAAGGACAAAAAGTTGATCTGACTAAAGGAAACGAAGGATTAACTGATCTTTTAGTAGGACTGGGATGGGATGCTGCAAAGCCATCAGGAGGCGGACTTTTCAGCGCATTTAAATCTGCACCTTCCATAGACTGCGATGCTTCGGTTCTGATGCTTGAAGCAGGAGATAAGCTGGTTACTGAAAAGGATGTAGTTTATTTCGGGAATCTTGCACATAAAAGCGGTTCTATTAAACATATGGGTGATAACCTTACTGGTGACGGTGACGGCGATGATGAGCAGATATTTATTGATTTATCAAAAGTTCCTGCAAATATTGAGAAAATAGTTTTCGTTGTTAATATTTACAAGGCTTCTGATAGAAAGCAACATTTCGGAATGATAAAAAATGCATTTATAAGAATTTTGGACAATAAAAAGAAAACAGAACTTTTACGTTTTAACTTATCTGATAATTATACTGATAAAACTGCTCTTTTCACAGGGGAAGTTTACAGATATAACGGAGAATGGAAATTTACCGCAGTTGGTGAAGGAACTGCAGATAAAGGCTTGAAAGAAATTATTCAAAGATATTTATAA
- a CDS encoding TerD family protein — protein MAINLTKGQKIDLTKTNSGLNKIMAGLGWDTNKYSGNSSFDLDVSVFLLDANDKATSERDLVFYNNKKDAYGAVEHLGDNLTGEGEGDDEQVLITLDKIPDQISKVVFTVTIHEADERRQNFGQVSNSFIRIVDTETNTELLRFDLGEEFSIETSIVIGELYRYNGEWKFNAVGGGFHGGLAALCGNYGL, from the coding sequence ATGGCGATTAATCTTACAAAGGGTCAAAAAATTGATCTTACTAAAACAAATTCAGGATTAAATAAAATAATGGCTGGTCTGGGATGGGATACTAATAAGTACAGCGGAAACAGTTCATTTGATCTTGATGTTTCTGTCTTTTTGCTTGATGCAAATGACAAGGCTACATCTGAAAGAGACCTTGTTTTTTATAACAACAAAAAGGATGCTTACGGAGCTGTGGAACATCTTGGTGATAATCTTACCGGTGAAGGTGAGGGAGATGACGAACAGGTTCTTATTACCCTTGATAAAATACCTGACCAGATAAGTAAAGTAGTATTCACTGTTACTATACACGAAGCTGATGAAAGAAGACAAAATTTCGGACAGGTTTCCAATTCTTTTATCAGAATAGTCGATACTGAAACAAATACTGAGCTTTTAAGATTTGATTTAGGAGAAGAGTTCAGCATTGAGACTTCTATTGTAATAGGAGAATTATACAGATATAACGGGGAATGGAAATTTAATGCCGTAGGCGGAGGATTCCACGGCGGACTTGCTGCACTTTGCGGTAACTACGGATTATAA
- a CDS encoding TerD family protein, whose amino-acid sequence MMAVSLTKGQKVDLTKGNPGLEKVIVGLGWDTNRYDGSADFDLDASAFLLNANGKVLRDEDFIFYNNLESETKAVIHTGDNRTGEGEGDDESILIDFSKVPVNIERIAIAVTIHDAAERHQNFGQVSNAFIRIVNESNNEEILRYDLAEDFSIETVLVIAELYKHNGEWKFNAVGSGFQGGLAALCKNFGVNV is encoded by the coding sequence ATTATGGCAGTTTCATTAACAAAAGGACAAAAAGTAGACTTAACTAAGGGAAATCCCGGTCTGGAAAAAGTCATTGTAGGCCTTGGATGGGATACTAACAGATACGACGGAAGTGCTGATTTTGACCTTGATGCATCTGCATTTTTATTAAATGCAAACGGAAAAGTCTTAAGAGATGAAGATTTCATTTTTTACAATAATCTGGAATCAGAAACAAAAGCAGTTATTCATACAGGGGACAACAGAACAGGCGAGGGTGAAGGCGATGACGAGTCTATTCTTATTGATTTCTCAAAAGTCCCTGTCAATATTGAAAGAATAGCTATTGCTGTTACTATACATGATGCAGCTGAAAGACATCAGAATTTTGGTCAGGTTTCTAATGCATTTATCAGAATAGTAAATGAAAGCAATAATGAGGAGATTCTGAGATACGATCTTGCTGAAGATTTCAGTATAGAAACTGTTTTAGTTATTGCAGAACTCTACAAACATAACGGGGAATGGAAATTCAATGCTGTAGGAAGCGGATTTCAGGGAGGACTTGCGGCTCTGTGCAAGAACTTCGGAGTTAATGTATAA
- a CDS encoding YceG family protein → MKRVHLSNLIESNDIFQDIFTKQSDRTAKTDNYYVYFASIIGIHNLQDYCDFLANIKDKAVKYKSQYLLFNEKIPFAADPDRVNRILALINAVNLENLQNSFLNIVNDEELNARLKNGLAVIYELARKNNLLKTPSIEKNFVVKMIIWAQDNLKDITWKLNDNPKVFYFGKIKEHEALFLFLLLAVGFDVLYINPAEDPFEKYTFKIPIQKFVYGIQNSNNNSTFEFFSDQGKVVNKITSATKIASEELKENFFTPESGIFRPFQFVNGNTQSLLINGTLEDLEVYFHQPAKVRPGFHIQNEDTVVIPNFFFKVNGVNLDRIKYFTLINNLRKNKNTLFAGTVNIVPTPIDKSRVFSLDFSIDRNNKLIKEELRLNPLYRIKNIRFELEEFILSKIEETINTAIFRINLEKKEVLHFIASVISMDSKVLYALESFDFTQNIPKIVIYTSHLEDMNIESAYLFAFLNRVGFDIVIFNTAGGGSIENYIDSHFFNTIFLEEFVRDLPLKTEAELRGPSIIKKIFNI, encoded by the coding sequence TTGAAACGGGTTCATCTTTCTAATTTAATAGAATCAAATGATATTTTTCAAGACATTTTTACAAAACAGTCTGACAGGACAGCAAAGACTGATAATTACTATGTTTATTTTGCCAGTATAATAGGAATTCATAACTTACAGGACTACTGTGATTTTTTGGCAAACATAAAAGATAAGGCAGTAAAATATAAATCGCAGTATCTGCTGTTTAACGAAAAAATTCCGTTTGCTGCAGATCCTGACAGAGTAAACCGTATACTGGCTTTAATCAATGCAGTTAATCTTGAGAATCTTCAGAATAGTTTTTTGAATATTGTTAATGACGAAGAACTAAATGCAAGACTGAAAAATGGACTCGCTGTAATATATGAACTTGCCAGAAAGAATAATCTTCTGAAAACACCAAGTATTGAGAAAAATTTTGTGGTAAAAATGATCATCTGGGCTCAGGATAATCTAAAGGATATTACCTGGAAGCTTAATGACAACCCAAAAGTCTTTTATTTCGGAAAAATAAAGGAACATGAGGCGCTGTTTCTCTTTCTTCTGCTTGCTGTGGGTTTTGATGTTCTTTATATAAATCCTGCGGAAGATCCTTTTGAAAAGTATACTTTCAAAATTCCTATACAAAAATTTGTTTATGGTATACAAAATTCCAATAATAACTCTACGTTTGAATTTTTTTCCGATCAGGGAAAGGTGGTAAATAAGATTACTTCTGCTACTAAGATAGCCAGTGAAGAACTGAAAGAAAACTTTTTCACACCTGAATCAGGGATTTTCAGACCGTTTCAGTTTGTAAACGGAAATACACAGTCTCTCTTGATTAACGGTACTCTTGAAGATTTGGAAGTATATTTTCATCAGCCGGCAAAAGTGAGACCGGGATTTCATATACAGAATGAAGATACTGTAGTTATACCTAATTTTTTCTTTAAAGTAAACGGCGTAAATCTTGACCGTATAAAATATTTTACTTTAATTAATAATCTCAGAAAGAATAAAAATACCCTCTTTGCCGGTACAGTGAATATTGTTCCTACTCCTATTGATAAATCTAGAGTATTTTCGCTTGATTTTTCCATAGACAGAAATAACAAGCTTATAAAAGAGGAATTAAGACTAAATCCGTTATACAGAATAAAAAATATCAGATTTGAATTAGAAGAGTTTATACTGTCTAAAATAGAAGAAACTATTAATACTGCTATTTTCAGAATTAATCTGGAAAAAAAGGAAGTTCTTCATTTTATTGCTTCTGTGATTTCTATGGATTCCAAGGTACTTTACGCACTGGAAAGTTTTGATTTTACGCAAAATATACCAAAAATCGTGATTTACACAAGCCACCTTGAAGATATGAATATAGAATCCGCATATTTGTTTGCATTTTTGAACAGAGTGGGATTTGATATAGTTATCTTTAATACAGCCGGCGGCGGGAGCATAGAAAATTACATTGACAGCCACTTCTTTAATACTATATTTTTAGAAGAATTCGTAAGAGACCTCCCCCTAAAAACAGAGGCGGAACTGAGAGGTCCTTCTATTATCAAGAAAATATTTAATATTTAA